A single region of the Deefgea piscis genome encodes:
- a CDS encoding trypsin-like serine peptidase encodes MIIEEKIAVALGLTVTACTLIGAVALAFNPPRLNPAKPIASVPVAEFVRAASMPDKQNPELSRQQQILFFGTDDRLVIPAPYPAPFAAIGQLTTKNDYNCTATLVASDLAVTAAHCFMMEARKPDAGLWFKAGFHQGEYQAKYQVLDQVFHPAFKRGLQYKGNDVYILPQAAEHDIAWLKVKLVEGVAPTPMPLFKGERAALEQAFKTANMQLNQGGFAEDHDQLLTAHLACSLTQFRQNNTLFHRCDTLSGDSGSPIWLTTDQGPLLIGVQSSAPDWFNRQKADNVGVSVLQLPAL; translated from the coding sequence ATGATCATTGAAGAAAAAATCGCCGTTGCATTGGGCTTAACAGTGACTGCCTGCACGCTGATCGGTGCCGTGGCGCTGGCGTTCAATCCTCCGCGATTGAATCCCGCCAAACCGATAGCGAGTGTGCCGGTTGCCGAATTTGTGCGTGCTGCGAGTATGCCAGACAAACAAAATCCCGAACTCTCTCGGCAGCAGCAGATTTTATTTTTTGGCACGGATGACCGCTTGGTGATTCCAGCGCCGTATCCAGCGCCGTTTGCTGCGATTGGCCAGCTCACCACCAAAAATGATTACAACTGCACTGCCACCTTGGTGGCTTCTGATTTAGCGGTGACTGCGGCGCACTGCTTTATGATGGAAGCGCGTAAACCCGATGCTGGTTTATGGTTTAAAGCTGGTTTTCATCAGGGCGAATATCAAGCCAAATACCAAGTACTCGATCAAGTGTTTCACCCGGCGTTTAAACGCGGATTGCAATACAAAGGCAATGATGTGTATATCTTGCCGCAAGCGGCTGAACACGATATTGCCTGGTTAAAAGTAAAGCTGGTTGAAGGCGTGGCACCCACGCCAATGCCTTTGTTTAAAGGCGAACGAGCGGCTTTAGAGCAGGCGTTTAAAACGGCGAATATGCAGCTCAATCAAGGCGGTTTTGCTGAAGATCACGATCAATTACTCACTGCGCATCTGGCTTGCAGCCTAACTCAATTTCGTCAAAACAATACCTTGTTTCATCGTTGCGACACCTTATCGGGTGATTCTGGATCGCCGATTTGGTTAACGACCGACCAAGGTCCACTCTTGATCGGTGTACAAAGCTCGGCCCCCGATTGGTTTAATCGCCAAAAAGCGGACAATGTCGGCGTGAGCGTCTTGCAATTGCCTGCGCTATAA
- a CDS encoding glutamate-5-semialdehyde dehydrogenase, whose translation MDIQQYMQDVGRAARAASRLMAKANTGAKNAALNAIADAIERDAALLLAANQQDMDQARADGLDAAMLDRLQLTPKTIATMAQGLREMVALPDPIGNMGDFKYRPSGIQVGKMRVPLGVIGIIYEARPNVTADAAGLCIKSGNATILRGGREAFNCNQAIAACVKEGLSAAGLPASAVQIIETPDRAAVGELITMIEFVDVIIPRGGKGLIERISRDARVPVIKHLDGICHVYIDNEADPVKAVRIADNAKTHRYAPCNTMETLLVNEAIAATILPQIAAIYREKGVEMRGCLATQAILPDALAATEADWRTEYLAPIIAIRIVDDLDQAMDHINTYGSHHTDAIVTENYTKSRQFLREVDSASVMINASTRFADGFEYGLGAEIGISTDKIHARGPVGLEGLTSEKWIVFGDGEIRV comes from the coding sequence ATGGATATCCAACAATATATGCAAGACGTTGGCCGTGCTGCGCGTGCAGCCAGCCGCTTAATGGCCAAAGCCAATACTGGCGCCAAAAATGCCGCACTGAATGCGATTGCTGATGCCATCGAGCGTGATGCAGCGCTTTTACTCGCCGCCAACCAACAAGATATGGATCAAGCGCGTGCCGATGGTTTGGATGCGGCAATGCTTGATCGCTTGCAACTCACGCCAAAAACCATCGCCACAATGGCGCAAGGCTTGCGTGAAATGGTGGCTTTGCCCGATCCGATCGGCAATATGGGTGATTTTAAATATCGTCCGAGCGGGATTCAGGTCGGCAAAATGCGCGTGCCACTGGGTGTAATCGGCATTATTTATGAAGCTCGCCCGAACGTGACTGCGGATGCGGCGGGGCTGTGTATCAAATCGGGCAACGCAACGATTTTACGCGGTGGTCGTGAAGCATTTAACTGTAATCAAGCGATTGCGGCTTGCGTTAAAGAAGGTTTATCTGCTGCAGGTTTGCCAGCGAGCGCGGTGCAAATTATCGAAACGCCAGATCGCGCTGCGGTTGGCGAACTGATTACGATGATTGAATTTGTCGACGTGATTATCCCACGCGGCGGTAAAGGCTTGATTGAGCGCATTAGCCGTGATGCCCGCGTGCCGGTGATTAAGCATTTGGACGGTATTTGCCATGTGTATATCGACAATGAAGCCGATCCAGTAAAAGCCGTTCGTATCGCTGACAATGCCAAAACGCACCGTTATGCACCGTGCAATACCATGGAAACGCTGCTGGTTAATGAAGCCATTGCCGCGACGATTTTGCCGCAAATTGCCGCTATTTATCGCGAAAAAGGCGTAGAAATGCGCGGTTGCTTAGCCACACAAGCGATTTTGCCAGATGCTTTGGCAGCGACAGAAGCCGATTGGCGTACCGAATATTTAGCGCCGATTATTGCTATTCGGATTGTTGACGATCTGGATCAGGCGATGGATCACATCAATACCTATGGCAGCCATCATACCGATGCCATCGTGACCGAGAATTACACTAAATCACGACAATTTTTGCGTGAAGTGGATTCGGCTTCGGTGATGATTAACGCATCAACGCGCTTTGCCGATGGTTTTGAATATGGTTTGGGCGCTGAAATCGGCATCTCAACCGACAAAATCCACGCGCGTGGTCCGGTGGGTTTAGAAGGGCTGACTAGCGAAAAATGGATTGTGTTTGGTGATGGCGAGATTCGAGTTTAA
- the nadD gene encoding nicotinate-nucleotide adenylyltransferase, whose amino-acid sequence MQKIGIFGGTFDPIHYGHLALARCMRDQLQLNEVRLIPTGLPPHRPISPVSPAQRLAWVRAATAGEAGLLVDDREVRRTGYCYTFDTLREIQAENPQALLVWLIGADSWQHLPTWHAWRELLDLGHLLIAARPEFDIDVENSRLSPDLAEEFASRHVIANTNTLSRGKISLLSSPLMPISSTQVRDLLSRGEDVSALTPVFDLLDQSGLYR is encoded by the coding sequence ATGCAAAAAATCGGCATTTTTGGCGGTACGTTTGATCCCATTCATTATGGGCATTTGGCTTTGGCGCGCTGTATGCGCGATCAATTGCAGCTCAATGAAGTACGCTTAATCCCCACCGGTTTACCGCCGCATCGTCCGATATCGCCAGTATCTCCCGCACAGCGTTTAGCATGGGTGCGGGCGGCGACTGCGGGCGAGGCGGGTTTACTGGTTGATGATCGAGAAGTTCGCCGAACGGGTTACTGTTACACTTTTGATACCTTGCGCGAAATTCAAGCAGAGAATCCGCAAGCTTTGCTGGTTTGGTTGATCGGGGCCGACTCTTGGCAGCATTTACCAACGTGGCATGCTTGGCGTGAATTATTGGATTTGGGGCATTTACTGATCGCAGCGCGGCCAGAGTTTGATATTGACGTGGAAAATTCACGCTTAAGCCCTGATTTAGCAGAAGAATTTGCCAGTCGGCACGTAATAGCCAACACCAATACACTGTCTCGGGGTAAAATCAGTTTATTATCCAGCCCGCTTATGCCTATCTCGTCGACGCAAGTGCGTGATTTATTATCACGTGGGGAAGATGTTTCAGCGCTCACCCCCGTGTTCGACCTGTTAGATCAAAGTGGGCTTTATCGTTAA
- the rsfS gene encoding ribosome silencing factor has translation MTEYVDAMRDIAVLALEDIKGKEIQVLDTTTLTDLFDCMIVATGESNRQVRALANNVAVELKAKGYEILSTEGEETGDWVLVDAGSLIVHVMLPAVRDYYDLEQLWGGQKPTFNPMGKAWSAV, from the coding sequence ATGACAGAATACGTCGACGCAATGCGTGATATCGCCGTTTTGGCGCTTGAAGATATTAAAGGTAAAGAAATCCAAGTTTTGGATACCACCACACTGACTGATTTATTCGATTGCATGATCGTTGCTACCGGTGAATCAAACCGTCAAGTTCGCGCTTTGGCTAATAATGTGGCCGTTGAATTGAAAGCCAAAGGCTATGAAATCCTCAGCACCGAAGGTGAAGAGACTGGCGATTGGGTATTGGTTGATGCCGGTAGCTTGATTGTTCACGTGATGTTGCCTGCAGTGCGTGATTATTATGACCTTGAGCAATTGTGGGGTGGTCAAAAACCAACCTTTAACCCAATGGGTAAAGCTTGGTCAGCAGTTTAA
- the cysD gene encoding sulfate adenylyltransferase subunit CysD: MNTLSEARLTHLKQLEAESIHIIREVAAEFENPVMLYSIGKDSAVMLHLAKKAFAPGKPPFPLMHVDTTWKFQEMYKLRQKQIADGWNLITHVNQEGVAAGINPFTAGSAKHTDVMKTQGLKQALNQYGFDAAFGGARRDEEKSRAKERVYSFRDKNHRWDPKNQRPELWNIYNSKVDKGESIRVFPISNWTELDIWQYIFMENIEIVPLYLSEEREVVEYNGSLIMIDDERILQYLTPEQKATISKKWVRFRTLGCYPLTGAVESTATTLPEVIQEMLLATTSERQGRAIDHDSSGSMEKKKMEGYF, encoded by the coding sequence ATGAATACTTTGTCTGAAGCAAGGCTGACGCACTTAAAGCAGCTTGAAGCCGAATCGATCCACATCATTCGTGAAGTGGCCGCTGAATTTGAAAACCCCGTCATGCTGTATTCCATTGGCAAAGATTCTGCCGTGATGCTGCATTTAGCCAAAAAAGCCTTTGCGCCGGGCAAACCACCGTTTCCTTTGATGCACGTTGATACCACTTGGAAATTCCAAGAAATGTACAAGCTGCGTCAAAAGCAGATTGCAGACGGCTGGAATTTGATTACCCACGTGAATCAAGAAGGTGTTGCGGCTGGGATTAATCCGTTTACTGCGGGTTCAGCCAAGCATACTGATGTGATGAAAACGCAAGGCTTGAAGCAAGCTTTGAATCAATACGGTTTTGATGCGGCTTTTGGTGGTGCACGCCGTGACGAAGAAAAATCACGAGCCAAAGAGCGCGTGTATTCTTTCCGCGATAAAAACCATCGTTGGGATCCTAAAAATCAGCGTCCAGAGCTGTGGAATATCTACAACTCGAAAGTCGACAAAGGTGAATCGATTCGCGTATTCCCGATTTCGAATTGGACTGAGCTCGATATCTGGCAATACATCTTCATGGAAAACATCGAGATCGTGCCGTTGTATTTGTCGGAAGAGCGCGAAGTGGTTGAATACAATGGCTCGCTAATCATGATTGACGACGAGCGCATTTTGCAATATCTAACGCCAGAGCAAAAAGCGACAATCAGCAAGAAATGGGTGCGTTTCCGTACCTTGGGCTGTTATCCATTGACCGGTGCTGTGGAATCTACAGCAACGACTTTGCCTGAAGTGATTCAGGAAATGTTGTTGGCGACGACCTCCGAGCGCCAAGGCCGCGCCATTGACCATGACTCATCAGGCTCGATGGAAAAGAAAAAAATGGAAGGCTATTTCTAA
- the cysN gene encoding sulfate adenylyltransferase subunit CysN — MSNQSELIASDILAYLKQHENKDMLRFITCGNVDDGKSTLIGRLLHDSKLIFEDHLAAIQKDSQKFNTTDQEIDLALLVDGLQAEREQGITIDVAYRYFSTEKRKFIIADCPGHEQYTRNMATGASTSDLAIILIDARYGVQTQTRRHSFIVSLLGIKQVIVAVNKMDLVEFSEARYNEIRTQYLDFAKDLAIEDIEFVPLSALRGDNVVNESEKTPWYEGQTLMGLLESVQINKHAKLDAFRLPVQYVNRPNLDFRGFCGTIAAGHVLPGDEIIALPSGKKSKVKAIVTYEGEQPAAYSGQAITLTLEDEIDISRGDMIVRAQDAQPHVGSAFDAHLVWMNETPLVVGKEYMVKLGGKQCFGRVTSIQYRIDVNSLDHLNVQELKLNEIGLVRIDLTAPIAFDTYRECRGTGNLIIIDRLSNATSAAGMIHAPATAAVGSEVDELTRLRAFEADLNVLVRKHFPHWGAKDILDLLK, encoded by the coding sequence ATGTCAAATCAATCAGAACTGATCGCCAGCGATATCTTGGCGTATTTGAAGCAACACGAAAACAAAGACATGCTGCGTTTTATTACTTGCGGCAATGTGGATGACGGTAAATCGACTTTGATCGGTCGCTTGCTGCACGACTCAAAACTGATTTTTGAAGATCACCTCGCGGCGATTCAAAAAGACAGCCAAAAATTTAACACCACCGACCAAGAAATCGACTTAGCGCTGCTGGTTGATGGCTTGCAAGCCGAGCGCGAGCAGGGCATTACGATTGACGTCGCTTACCGTTATTTCAGTACTGAAAAACGCAAATTCATCATCGCCGATTGCCCAGGTCACGAGCAATACACGCGCAATATGGCAACCGGTGCTTCAACGTCTGATCTGGCGATTATCTTGATCGACGCGCGTTACGGCGTGCAAACGCAAACGCGTCGCCACAGCTTTATTGTGTCCTTGCTGGGTATCAAGCAAGTCATCGTTGCTGTGAACAAGATGGACTTGGTTGAGTTCTCGGAAGCGCGTTACAACGAAATCCGCACGCAATATTTGGATTTTGCTAAAGATTTGGCGATTGAAGACATTGAATTCGTGCCATTGTCGGCGCTGCGCGGCGATAACGTCGTGAATGAGTCAGAGAAGACCCCTTGGTACGAAGGCCAAACTTTGATGGGCTTGCTCGAAAGCGTGCAAATCAATAAACACGCCAAGCTCGATGCCTTCCGGTTGCCAGTGCAATACGTGAATCGCCCGAATCTGGATTTTCGTGGTTTCTGCGGCACCATTGCCGCAGGGCATGTGTTGCCGGGTGACGAAATCATTGCGCTGCCATCAGGCAAAAAATCGAAAGTTAAGGCGATTGTGACGTATGAGGGCGAGCAGCCAGCCGCATATTCAGGCCAAGCGATCACATTGACGCTGGAAGACGAAATCGATATTTCTCGCGGCGATATGATTGTTCGCGCGCAAGATGCGCAGCCGCATGTCGGTAGTGCGTTTGATGCGCATTTGGTGTGGATGAACGAAACACCGTTGGTGGTTGGCAAGGAGTATATGGTCAAGCTTGGCGGTAAACAATGCTTTGGGCGTGTTACCTCCATCCAGTATCGTATCGATGTAAATAGCCTTGATCATCTAAACGTGCAAGAACTGAAACTCAATGAGATTGGTTTGGTGCGTATCGATTTGACCGCGCCGATTGCGTTTGATACCTACCGCGAATGCCGTGGTACGGGCAATTTGATCATCATCGACCGTTTAAGCAACGCCACTTCTGCTGCCGGCATGATCCACGCGCCAGCAACGGCCGCCGTGGGTAGCGAAGTTGATGAGTTAACACGCTTGCGTGCCTTTGAAGCGGATTTGAATGTGCTGGTTCGCAAACACTTCCCGCATTGGGGTGCAAAAGACATCTTGGACTTGCTCAAGTAA
- a CDS encoding 2-hydroxychromene-2-carboxylate isomerase: MSLAIDFYFDFSSPYGYIASQLIDPLAEKYGRSSHWHAIVLNDNFQSLERMKMAGNMMRTDYIKRDAQRLAAYYGIAYHTPSLVGVNTEQAARLFHTIHDRDPQQGTAFASLVLKAYFVENKNIAILEELQALASQVDISAEEFHEACSNPSSRARVKAEVDMAEARGVFGSPFFMVGGERFWGNDRLPQLERWLATGPY; encoded by the coding sequence ATGTCGCTGGCCATTGATTTTTACTTTGATTTTTCTTCGCCATACGGTTATATCGCTTCACAATTAATCGATCCCCTCGCTGAAAAATACGGCCGCTCTAGTCATTGGCATGCGATTGTCTTAAATGATAATTTTCAATCGCTTGAGCGAATGAAAATGGCCGGTAATATGATGCGAACCGATTATATTAAGCGCGATGCCCAGCGTTTGGCGGCTTATTATGGCATTGCTTATCACACCCCTTCTTTGGTCGGAGTGAATACCGAGCAAGCGGCACGGCTGTTTCACACCATTCATGATCGTGATCCGCAGCAAGGTACGGCTTTTGCCAGCTTGGTGCTCAAGGCTTATTTTGTCGAAAACAAAAACATTGCCATCTTAGAAGAGCTGCAAGCACTGGCAAGCCAAGTGGATATCTCAGCAGAAGAATTCCACGAAGCCTGCAGTAATCCAAGTAGCCGTGCTCGGGTGAAGGCAGAAGTCGATATGGCGGAGGCGCGCGGCGTCTTTGGCTCGCCATTTTTTATGGTGGGGGGCGAGCGCTTTTGGGGTAATGATCGTTTGCCGCAACTCGAGCGCTGGCTGGCCACAGGTCCATACTAA
- a CDS encoding FKBP-type peptidyl-prolyl cis-trans isomerase, producing the protein MTTELIIEDLIVGDGKTAVKGALITTHYTGTLLDGTVFDSSHLKGRPFQCVIGTGRVIKGWDQGLMGMQVGGKRKLFVPAHLAYGERQIGEHIKPNSDLYFEIELLEVLTRD; encoded by the coding sequence ATGACCACAGAACTCATTATCGAAGACCTCATCGTCGGCGATGGCAAAACCGCCGTCAAAGGTGCGTTGATTACCACCCATTACACCGGCACTTTGCTTGACGGCACGGTGTTTGATTCTTCACACCTGAAAGGTCGACCCTTTCAATGCGTCATTGGCACTGGTCGCGTGATTAAAGGCTGGGATCAAGGGCTGATGGGAATGCAAGTCGGTGGCAAACGCAAGTTATTCGTTCCAGCGCATTTGGCCTATGGCGAGCGCCAAATTGGCGAACATATCAAACCCAATTCTGATTTGTATTTTGAAATTGAATTATTAGAAGTATTAACGCGCGACTAA
- a CDS encoding LysE family translocator, whose product MSLQIWLAFIATTCFISATPGPNMLLMISHGARYGWRATTATMAGTIVGLALLLSASAMGVSTILAASALLFTALKIVGALYLLYLGYQCWNAGSQLSLPNANADTARARFRTGLTIALSNPKAILFAGAFLPQFINPNLPQGPQWLILLSSFFVIELSWQLIYALGGMSLARWLASGQRIKAFNRSCALAFFAVGGALAFAKR is encoded by the coding sequence ATGTCTTTGCAGATATGGTTGGCTTTTATTGCTACCACTTGTTTTATCTCGGCGACGCCGGGGCCAAATATGTTGTTAATGATTAGCCATGGTGCCCGCTACGGCTGGCGGGCAACAACGGCGACGATGGCAGGCACCATTGTCGGTTTGGCCTTGCTACTGAGTGCATCGGCGATGGGCGTCAGCACGATTTTAGCGGCTTCAGCGCTGCTATTCACCGCTTTAAAAATCGTCGGTGCCTTGTATTTACTGTATTTAGGCTATCAATGCTGGAATGCAGGTAGCCAACTGTCGCTGCCAAACGCCAACGCCGATACTGCCCGCGCCCGCTTTCGAACCGGACTCACTATCGCTTTATCCAATCCTAAAGCCATTTTATTTGCCGGTGCTTTTTTGCCGCAGTTTATTAACCCCAATTTGCCGCAAGGCCCACAATGGCTGATTTTACTCAGTAGCTTTTTTGTGATTGAGCTCAGTTGGCAACTGATTTATGCCTTGGGTGGGATGTCGCTGGCGCGCTGGTTGGCCAGCGGTCAAAGAATTAAAGCGTTTAATCGCAGCTGTGCGTTGGCTTTTTTTGCCGTAGGTGGTGCTTTAGCCTTTGCCAAACGTTAA
- a CDS encoding DnaJ domain-containing protein, which yields MSLHDHYARLGVQPNASIEQIKSAYRRNATKFHPDRNPAPDAAARFREIQVAYEVLSDSEKRKAYDDYRQRSLIDDPLAVAQEITAKYLQGLFQ from the coding sequence ATGTCTTTACATGATCACTATGCTCGGCTTGGCGTTCAGCCCAATGCCAGCATCGAGCAGATTAAATCGGCCTACCGCAGAAATGCGACTAAATTTCACCCCGATAGAAATCCGGCCCCTGATGCCGCTGCGCGATTTAGAGAAATCCAAGTCGCCTATGAAGTGCTTTCCGATAGCGAAAAACGTAAAGCTTACGATGATTATCGTCAGCGCAGCTTAATTGATGATCCTTTGGCTGTTGCTCAAGAGATTACTGCCAAATATCTACAAGGTTTGTTTCAGTGA
- a CDS encoding MFS transporter, which produces MTMNDKTTSQNKEIRKVVSGSFAGALLEWYDFFIYGMASGLLFGQLFFPDADPMIGMLGAFASFAVGFWARPIGGIVFGHFGDRLGRKATLLWTILIVGISTVLIGCLPTYAQVGIWAPILLTVLRLIQGFGLGGEYAGAALMAIESAPKNRRGFIGSLPQAAASAGLVLATAVFALCNATLSNEQFITWGWRIPFLLSALLLLVGMYIRFNVKETSDFVHAAQPAPTTPCANVSHRFPLITLLRTQKRNLLLAMGARLIETVMFNIVYAFAIVYMTQSLNMDRQLPLMALLCAAAVGIITCPIAGWLSDRYGQKSIYLFGSAFCVLFAIPFYLLLGTQNTTLVFIAMILGYNLGPTLIFAVQATMFSQIFDVRVRYTGLSVAYQVSAIAGGMTPVTAILLLMANDGQPWYVAIATAIIGIISFACVRLIHQGELVTYKTTAPRSLPLHALQAK; this is translated from the coding sequence ATGACAATGAATGATAAAACGACCTCTCAAAACAAAGAGATTCGCAAAGTAGTTTCTGGAAGTTTTGCCGGTGCTTTGTTGGAATGGTATGACTTTTTTATTTATGGCATGGCCTCTGGCCTACTCTTTGGACAATTATTCTTTCCTGATGCCGATCCAATGATCGGTATGCTCGGTGCTTTTGCTTCATTTGCAGTTGGTTTTTGGGCTCGTCCAATTGGCGGAATTGTCTTTGGTCATTTTGGTGATCGCTTAGGCAGAAAAGCCACATTACTGTGGACCATTTTGATTGTTGGTATTTCGACCGTACTCATTGGTTGTTTGCCAACCTATGCTCAAGTGGGTATCTGGGCACCTATTTTATTAACCGTGCTCAGATTAATCCAAGGATTTGGCCTAGGTGGCGAATATGCCGGCGCGGCGTTAATGGCTATTGAATCGGCGCCAAAAAATCGCCGCGGCTTTATCGGTTCTTTACCCCAGGCAGCCGCATCGGCGGGCTTAGTGTTAGCTACCGCTGTCTTTGCTCTATGCAATGCAACTTTAAGTAATGAACAATTCATCACATGGGGATGGCGTATCCCCTTCTTGCTTTCTGCCTTGTTATTACTCGTCGGCATGTATATCCGATTTAATGTAAAAGAAACCAGTGATTTTGTGCATGCTGCACAGCCTGCGCCAACCACTCCTTGCGCTAATGTCAGTCATCGTTTCCCACTCATCACACTGTTACGGACACAAAAACGCAATCTACTATTGGCCATGGGTGCAAGATTGATTGAAACCGTAATGTTTAATATCGTGTATGCATTTGCCATTGTGTATATGACGCAATCGCTCAATATGGATCGACAACTGCCATTGATGGCGCTACTTTGTGCTGCAGCGGTTGGGATCATAACTTGCCCTATTGCGGGCTGGCTTTCTGATCGTTATGGACAAAAATCAATTTACCTATTTGGCTCCGCATTTTGTGTGTTATTTGCGATTCCGTTTTACTTGTTGCTTGGCACGCAAAATACCACACTCGTTTTTATTGCGATGATCTTGGGCTACAACCTTGGACCGACTTTGATTTTCGCCGTACAAGCTACGATGTTTTCACAAATTTTTGATGTTCGCGTTCGCTATACCGGTCTATCTGTGGCGTATCAAGTGTCAGCCATTGCCGGTGGCATGACTCCCGTCACCGCGATCCTACTGCTAATGGCCAATGATGGTCAGCCTTGGTATGTCGCCATTGCAACCGCGATCATTGGGATTATTTCATTTGCTTGTGTACGGCTTATTCATCAAGGCGAGCTCGTTACCTATAAAACAACGGCACCCCGTTCTTTGCCTCTACATGCATTACAAGCTAAATAG
- a CDS encoding sulfite exporter TauE/SafE family protein — protein MDFFTLNTPDGEQLSPATIISVVLLMFMYTFVGICAGFGGGLTTMPLVSMLIPVKMAAPMSVIVGTATALYATWLSRKETDWKSAAVLIGFSLLGIPFGLYALSNLPDATMKIGLGTFLLIYSFYSLFIPRLPVYDKRWIAAPMGTIAGALGAAFSTNGPPVVIYGMLRNLGPAAFRGTLNAFFTASNISIIVGLTSSGIMTVSTVKLVLFAIPTMILGSLVGQWVHKRLPVALFRKLVFILLIASGGMLIKGATGWPAYAVLGPVFALLGLLQLIFGKQIAAIRAEQTA, from the coding sequence ATGGACTTTTTTACTCTAAATACCCCTGATGGGGAGCAACTGTCACCGGCAACCATCATTTCGGTGGTGCTTTTGATGTTTATGTACACTTTTGTCGGCATTTGCGCTGGTTTTGGTGGTGGACTCACCACCATGCCGCTGGTTTCAATGCTGATTCCAGTCAAAATGGCAGCGCCAATGTCGGTGATTGTCGGTACGGCGACAGCCTTATACGCCACTTGGCTCTCACGAAAAGAAACCGATTGGAAATCTGCAGCAGTACTGATTGGGTTTTCCCTGCTCGGGATTCCGTTTGGCCTTTATGCACTCTCAAATCTACCTGATGCAACGATGAAAATCGGTTTGGGAACGTTCCTCTTGATTTACTCGTTCTACAGCCTGTTTATCCCTCGCTTGCCCGTGTATGACAAACGTTGGATTGCCGCGCCAATGGGTACGATTGCTGGTGCATTGGGCGCCGCCTTCTCAACCAATGGACCACCGGTGGTGATTTACGGCATGTTGCGTAATTTAGGTCCTGCAGCCTTTCGCGGCACACTTAATGCCTTTTTTACCGCTAGCAATATATCGATCATCGTTGGCCTAACCAGCAGCGGCATCATGACGGTTTCGACTGTAAAACTGGTACTGTTTGCGATTCCAACGATGATTTTAGGTTCGCTAGTTGGTCAATGGGTGCACAAACGTTTACCGGTGGCTCTATTTCGCAAATTAGTCTTTATCTTGCTAATTGCTTCAGGCGGCATGCTCATTAAAGGCGCCACAGGTTGGCCTGCTTATGCGGTACTCGGTCCTGTCTTTGCTTTATTGGGTTTATTACAGTTGATCTTTGGCAAACAAATCGCTGCAATCCGTGCTGAGCAAACGGCTTAA
- a CDS encoding SDR family NAD(P)-dependent oxidoreductase encodes MNYQEHVVYASLKDKVTVITGGASGIGEELVRAYVNQGAKVAFLDFNTDAGEQLAQELGCMFLFCDVSNLAAFQDSFKQIEAKLGTIDILINNAGSDDHHNIESITEAYFENRINVNLRHQIFAIQSVIDGMAKKGGGSIINMGSINWMRGRPGRVLYSLSKAAIHGFTRTLAQELGARNIRVNSLVPGAIRTAKQDAMWAKMDPAAVNQFVELQALKFRLDGTHCARLALFLGSDESCGCTGQDFVVDAGLSLN; translated from the coding sequence ATGAATTATCAAGAACACGTTGTCTATGCCTCTTTGAAAGATAAAGTTACCGTTATTACTGGTGGCGCATCAGGAATCGGTGAAGAGCTGGTTCGTGCTTATGTCAATCAAGGCGCTAAAGTTGCTTTTCTCGATTTCAATACCGACGCCGGTGAACAATTAGCGCAAGAATTAGGCTGTATGTTTTTATTCTGTGACGTCAGCAATCTGGCGGCGTTCCAAGATAGCTTCAAACAAATCGAAGCTAAGCTCGGCACCATCGATATTTTGATCAACAACGCCGGTAGTGATGATCACCACAATATCGAAAGCATTACTGAAGCGTATTTTGAAAATCGAATCAACGTTAATTTACGCCACCAAATTTTTGCCATTCAATCCGTCATTGATGGCATGGCCAAAAAAGGTGGTGGTTCGATTATCAATATGGGCTCCATTAACTGGATGCGTGGTCGTCCTGGCCGTGTGTTGTATTCCTTGTCCAAAGCGGCCATTCATGGTTTCACTCGTACCTTGGCGCAAGAGCTAGGGGCACGAAATATTCGCGTTAATAGTTTAGTTCCTGGTGCGATTCGTACAGCAAAACAAGATGCCATGTGGGCCAAAATGGACCCAGCAGCGGTCAATCAGTTTGTTGAATTACAGGCGTTAAAATTCCGCCTCGATGGCACACACTGCGCACGCCTAGCACTCTTTTTAGGTTCCGATGAGTCCTGTGGATGTACTGGCCAAGACTTCGTCGTTGATGCTGGTTTGTCACTCAACTAG